GTTTAGGGTTGTCGGTGATTTTGTATTGCTTGCCCACTTCCGGCAGGATCTCTTCCAACAGCAGCCGCGAATAATCGGCCGACAGCGTGTCGTATTCAAAGCTGCGATTCGAAGGAGTTGGTTTCCAACCACGCTTCTCGGGCAGTTCCTTCTTCGTCCCCGGATCGATCATCACGGCGATCGTGATCGGCATCGATCCGTCGTGGATCAAGTTGTCGAAAACCGTCGGCACTCGGAAATCGCCCTTCAATGATTCGTAGGCGTGACCGTCTTGAAAGACCATCAACGCCGCCGGCTGGCTGCCGTCGTATTGCGCCGGCACGTAAACGCTGTAGCGACGCTTCGTCCCTTCAAAAACCTTGCTCTTATCCCAGACGTGTTGAGTTACCTTGCCCTGCGGTACGCCCTCGCGAGGCTTCGAATCGGGGCCGTGCTTGTATTGCGAATCGTCGCCGCGGGCGGCCCCCACAATGCAAAGGCTGAACAACAGGAGAGCAAAGCTGCGGTACTTCATGATGGTGAAACCTGTACAAGGGAGATCGGGAATGGGCCGACGCAAATCGGCCCCGCGAATCGAAACGCCCGGTGGGCGGATGGCAAATTATAGCTACTCCGATGCCAACATTTGCTCGACAAATGGGCGAACATCTTTGGCATACGTGAACCCGGCGTCGTCCCCCGCGTCGACAAACCGCTTCGTCAGCGTCCCATCGGCAGCGTAGATAAAGACCGCCGGGATCGAATCGAGTTCCAGCGTTTCGTAGATATC
Above is a genomic segment from Rosistilla ulvae containing:
- a CDS encoding alpha/beta hydrolase, with the translated sequence MKYRSFALLLFSLCIVGAARGDDSQYKHGPDSKPREGVPQGKVTQHVWDKSKVFEGTKRRYSVYVPAQYDGSQPAALMVFQDGHAYESLKGDFRVPTVFDNLIHDGSMPITIAVMIDPGTKKELPEKRGWKPTPSNRSFEYDTLSADYSRLLLEEILPEVGKQYKITDNPKLRAIGGISSGGICAFTAAWERPDAFGKVLSHVGSFVNIRGGHNCEALIRKTPVKPIRVFLQDGSGDLDNDHGNWPLANQEMAKSLAYKNYDYKFEYGTGGHNGKHGGAILPESLRWLWRDWKQETP